The following coding sequences are from one Prochlorococcus sp. MIT 0604 window:
- the fabF gene encoding beta-ketoacyl-ACP synthase II, protein MPNFHRVVITGIGAVTPIGNNIDEYLVGLQTGTNGVSDITLFDPEQHPCKFAAEVKNLQSEDFIEAKESKRWDRFSQFGVIAAKQAFNDSGLEITEANASRIGVIIGSGVGGLLTMESQAQILSHKGPKRVSPFTVPMMIPNMATGLAAIALGAKGPSSAVSTACAAGSNAIGDSFRLLQLGKADAMICGGAEASITPLGVAGFASAKALSFRNDSPQTASRPFDAERDGFVIGEGSGILVLETLENAQKRNAKIYAEIIGYGTTCDAHHITAPSPGGVGGAEAIKLAIEDSCLSLEKVDYINAHGTSTSANDKNETSAIKSIFRDRSYLIPVSSTKSMTGHLLGGSGGIEAVACILSLTHNFIPPTINYVNPDPECDLDYVPNNAREAQVGVALSNSFGFGGHNVCLAFSKMN, encoded by the coding sequence ATGCCAAATTTCCATCGAGTAGTTATTACTGGTATTGGAGCAGTAACTCCAATTGGTAATAACATTGATGAATATTTAGTCGGTCTTCAAACGGGTACTAATGGGGTCTCAGATATTACTCTCTTTGATCCTGAACAACATCCCTGCAAATTTGCTGCAGAAGTAAAAAATCTTCAATCCGAGGATTTTATTGAAGCTAAAGAATCCAAAAGATGGGATCGTTTTTCCCAGTTTGGAGTTATTGCTGCAAAGCAAGCCTTTAATGATTCTGGACTTGAAATTACTGAAGCTAATGCATCAAGAATTGGAGTGATTATTGGTTCTGGTGTTGGAGGCTTACTAACTATGGAAAGTCAAGCTCAAATATTGAGTCATAAAGGGCCTAAAAGAGTAAGTCCATTTACAGTCCCAATGATGATTCCAAACATGGCAACTGGATTAGCTGCCATCGCTTTGGGTGCGAAAGGACCAAGTTCCGCTGTTTCAACCGCTTGTGCTGCTGGTTCAAATGCAATTGGTGACTCTTTTAGATTACTTCAACTTGGAAAAGCAGATGCAATGATCTGTGGAGGAGCAGAAGCAAGTATTACGCCTCTTGGAGTAGCTGGTTTTGCCAGTGCCAAAGCTCTTTCGTTCAGAAATGATAGTCCTCAAACTGCTAGTAGACCTTTTGATGCAGAAAGAGATGGATTTGTTATTGGAGAAGGATCTGGAATTCTTGTTTTAGAGACTTTAGAAAATGCACAAAAAAGGAACGCAAAAATTTATGCAGAAATAATTGGTTATGGAACAACATGTGATGCACATCATATTACTGCTCCATCACCAGGCGGGGTTGGTGGCGCCGAAGCTATCAAATTAGCAATTGAAGACTCCTGTCTTAGCCTTGAAAAAGTTGATTACATAAATGCTCATGGGACTAGTACATCAGCTAATGATAAAAATGAAACTTCTGCAATTAAATCTATTTTTAGAGACAGATCTTACCTCATTCCTGTAAGCTCTACTAAGTCGATGACAGGTCATCTCCTAGGAGGCTCAGGAGGTATAGAAGCTGTAGCTTGTATACTTTCTTTGACACATAATTTTATCCCTCCTACAATTAACTACGTCAATCCAGATCCTGAATGTGATCTTGATTATGTACCAAATAACGCGAGAGAAGCTCAAGTAGGAGTTGCTCTTTCTAATTCTTTCGGCTTTGGTGGTCACAATGTTTGCCTTGCTTTCAGCAAAATGAATTGA
- the glmS gene encoding glutamine--fructose-6-phosphate transaminase (isomerizing), with translation MCGIVAVTGYKKALPLLINGLEKLEYRGYDSAGIAIINSETNCISCNKAEGKLKNLINNLNDLNIPGTVGIGHTRWATHGKPEVKNAHPHTDSSGTIAVVQNGIIENFQDLKNKLEKEGIIFNSDTDTEVIPHLIQRELNTLSKLNLENNGSTLLVAVRNVISDLEGSYALAVLWADAPTSLVVARRQAPLIIGLGEGEFICASDTPAIANFTNIILPMEDEEIALLTPLGIEIYDSNNERQYRNPVSLKVSEQIMDKMNFKHYMLKEIYDQPGTAKNWLENYLIKNLDNGQYQIKYPFDTGFFESIERIEIIACGTSKHAAMVGSFLLEQFSGIPTNVFYASEFRYSPPPLLPNTLTIGVTQSGETADTIAAIDMEIKRRSSIEDKKFKPNLIAITNRKESSIGRQVSNIIDICAGIEVGVAATKTFFAQLLSFYGLAIKFAEIKGSRSLDEINNLIFELIKLPPLIENLLEKHNKSSEKLAHDFFNIKDVIFLGRGINYPIALEGALKLKEISYIHAAGYPAGEMKHGPIALLDKKVPVISIASPGEVFDKVISNAQEAKARDSFLIGIAPEHNGTEIFDYLMKVPFSNEWISPLLNIVPLQLLSYHIAAHRGLDVDQPRNLAKSVTVE, from the coding sequence ATGTGTGGAATAGTTGCTGTAACTGGATATAAAAAAGCTTTACCATTATTAATAAATGGTTTAGAAAAACTTGAATATAGAGGATATGATTCTGCAGGTATTGCGATAATAAATTCCGAGACAAATTGTATTTCTTGTAATAAAGCAGAAGGAAAACTAAAGAATTTAATAAATAATCTTAATGATCTTAATATTCCTGGAACTGTAGGTATAGGTCATACTAGATGGGCAACTCATGGAAAACCTGAGGTTAAAAACGCACATCCTCATACTGATAGTTCTGGAACCATAGCAGTTGTTCAAAATGGCATTATTGAAAATTTCCAAGATTTAAAAAATAAATTAGAGAAAGAGGGCATAATTTTTAATTCTGATACAGATACCGAGGTAATTCCCCATCTAATACAAAGAGAGTTAAATACTTTAAGTAAACTTAATCTTGAGAATAATGGTTCAACATTGTTAGTGGCTGTGAGAAATGTAATATCTGATTTAGAAGGATCTTATGCTTTGGCAGTTTTATGGGCTGATGCTCCAACTTCCTTGGTAGTTGCAAGGAGGCAAGCCCCCTTGATTATTGGATTGGGCGAAGGCGAATTTATTTGTGCAAGTGATACGCCTGCTATTGCAAACTTTACGAATATTATTCTGCCTATGGAGGATGAAGAAATAGCTTTATTAACTCCGCTTGGAATTGAAATATATGACTCAAACAACGAGAGACAATATCGAAATCCAGTTTCTTTAAAAGTCTCAGAGCAAATAATGGATAAGATGAATTTTAAACACTATATGTTAAAGGAGATATATGATCAGCCTGGGACTGCAAAAAACTGGTTAGAAAATTATTTAATTAAAAACTTAGATAATGGCCAATATCAAATAAAATATCCATTTGATACAGGGTTTTTTGAATCAATAGAAAGAATTGAAATTATTGCTTGTGGTACAAGTAAACATGCTGCAATGGTGGGAAGCTTTTTGTTAGAACAATTTTCAGGTATTCCTACAAATGTCTTTTATGCAAGCGAATTTCGATATTCACCACCTCCACTTTTGCCAAATACATTAACTATTGGAGTTACTCAATCTGGAGAAACTGCTGATACAATCGCGGCTATCGATATGGAAATTAAAAGGCGTTCTTCAATTGAAGATAAAAAATTTAAACCAAATCTTATTGCAATAACAAATAGAAAAGAGAGTTCCATAGGAAGGCAGGTCTCAAATATAATTGATATCTGTGCAGGAATAGAAGTTGGAGTTGCAGCAACAAAAACTTTTTTTGCTCAATTGCTTTCTTTTTATGGATTAGCAATAAAATTTGCAGAAATCAAAGGTAGTCGAAGCTTAGATGAAATAAATAATTTAATATTTGAACTTATAAAACTGCCTCCATTAATAGAAAATCTTTTAGAGAAACATAATAAATCTTCAGAAAAGCTAGCACATGATTTTTTTAATATTAAAGATGTTATTTTTTTAGGTAGGGGTATCAATTATCCCATAGCACTTGAAGGGGCGTTAAAACTCAAAGAAATTAGTTACATTCATGCAGCTGGATATCCAGCTGGTGAGATGAAACATGGTCCAATAGCTTTGTTAGATAAAAAAGTACCGGTAATTTCCATTGCTTCCCCTGGTGAAGTTTTCGATAAAGTTATAAGTAATGCTCAAGAAGCAAAAGCCAGAGATTCATTTTTGATTGGGATTGCCCCTGAACATAATGGAACTGAAATTTTTGATTATTTAATGAAAGTTCCTTTCTCTAATGAATGGATTTCACCTTTACTTAACATAGTGCCTTTACAATTATTGAGTTACCACATAGCAGCTCATAGAGGATTGGACGTTGATCAACCAAGAAACTTAGCTAAAAGTGTAACTGTGGAATGA
- the tkt gene encoding transketolase: MVAASVSLESLCVNSIRMLAVDAVNKSNSGHPGLPMGCAPMGYALWQNILNHNPNNPKWFNRDRFVLSAGHGCMLLYSLLHLTGYKSVSIEDIKEFRQWGSKTPGHPETFETEGVEVTAGPLGAGISNAVGLAIAETHLAAKFNKTDCNIVDHFTYVIMGDGCNQEGIASEACSLAGHLKLGKLIALYDDNQITIDGRTDVSFTEDVLKRYEAYGWHVQHVEDGNHDVKGITEAIEKAKLVTDKPSIIKISTTIGYGSPNKSDTAGIHGAAVGEEEAALTREFLNWEYPPFEIPDEVYAQFRKSINKGENLEKEWDSKFEEYQKKYPSEGAELKRMLKGELPENWDSDLPTYTPNDKGLATRKHSQICLGALGPNLPELIGGSADLTHSNYTDIKGETGSFQPHSPEKRYLHFGVREHAMAAVLNGIAYHNSGLIPYGGTFLVFADYMRGSMRLSALSELGVIYVLTHDSIGVGEDGPTHQPIETIPSLRAMPNMLVFRPGDGNETSGAYKLAIQNRKRPSALCLSRQGMPNQENTSIDKVALGGYVVSDCEGTPDLIFIGTGSELNLCIEASKEISSLGKKIRVVSMPCVELFEEQEDSYKESVLPSSVKKRVVVEAAHSFGWHKYTGFDGICITMDRFGASAPGGECMKNFGFTVENVVNKTKEIL; this comes from the coding sequence ATGGTCGCTGCATCTGTTTCATTAGAATCACTTTGTGTAAATAGTATAAGAATGCTTGCTGTAGATGCAGTAAATAAATCTAATAGTGGTCATCCTGGATTACCCATGGGGTGTGCTCCTATGGGTTATGCATTATGGCAAAACATTCTTAATCACAACCCCAATAACCCAAAATGGTTCAATAGAGACCGTTTTGTATTATCAGCTGGTCATGGCTGTATGCTGCTATATTCTTTGCTTCATTTAACAGGATACAAATCAGTTTCCATAGAAGATATTAAAGAATTTAGACAATGGGGATCAAAGACTCCTGGACATCCAGAAACATTCGAAACTGAGGGTGTTGAGGTTACAGCGGGTCCTCTGGGAGCTGGAATTTCAAATGCAGTTGGTTTAGCAATAGCTGAAACTCACTTAGCAGCTAAATTTAATAAGACTGATTGCAATATTGTTGATCACTTTACTTACGTAATAATGGGTGACGGCTGTAATCAAGAAGGTATCGCATCAGAGGCCTGCTCTTTAGCTGGTCACCTTAAGCTTGGAAAATTAATTGCACTCTATGACGATAATCAAATTACAATCGATGGGCGAACAGATGTTTCTTTCACCGAAGATGTTTTAAAAAGATACGAAGCTTATGGATGGCATGTACAACATGTTGAAGATGGGAATCATGATGTTAAAGGAATAACTGAAGCTATCGAGAAAGCAAAATTAGTTACAGACAAACCGTCAATTATAAAAATTTCTACAACCATAGGTTATGGTTCGCCCAATAAATCAGATACTGCTGGAATTCATGGAGCAGCTGTTGGAGAAGAAGAAGCTGCATTAACTAGAGAGTTTCTGAATTGGGAATATCCTCCATTTGAAATACCGGATGAAGTATATGCGCAATTTAGAAAATCAATAAACAAAGGCGAAAACTTAGAGAAAGAATGGGATTCTAAATTTGAAGAATATCAAAAAAAATATCCCTCTGAAGGAGCCGAGTTGAAAAGAATGTTAAAGGGCGAATTACCTGAGAATTGGGACTCAGATCTCCCCACTTATACTCCTAATGATAAAGGTTTAGCTACCAGAAAGCATTCACAAATATGTTTAGGTGCTTTAGGACCTAACCTACCTGAATTAATTGGCGGATCAGCAGACTTAACTCACTCCAACTACACAGATATCAAGGGGGAAACCGGATCATTCCAACCTCATAGTCCTGAAAAAAGATATTTACACTTTGGTGTACGTGAGCATGCTATGGCAGCTGTACTTAATGGAATTGCCTATCACAATAGTGGTCTTATTCCTTATGGTGGAACCTTCCTTGTTTTCGCGGATTATATGAGAGGTTCAATGAGGCTTTCGGCACTCAGCGAACTAGGCGTGATCTATGTTTTAACCCATGATTCAATTGGTGTAGGAGAGGACGGCCCAACACATCAACCTATTGAAACTATCCCTTCTCTTCGTGCCATGCCTAACATGCTAGTTTTCAGGCCAGGAGATGGAAATGAGACAAGTGGAGCTTATAAGCTTGCTATTCAAAATAGAAAAAGACCTTCTGCACTTTGTTTAAGTAGACAAGGTATGCCAAATCAAGAAAATACTTCGATCGACAAAGTTGCTCTAGGAGGATATGTAGTTTCCGATTGCGAAGGAACACCAGATCTAATATTTATTGGTACTGGAAGCGAACTGAATCTTTGCATTGAAGCAAGTAAAGAAATTTCAAGCTTAGGTAAAAAAATTAGAGTTGTTTCTATGCCTTGTGTAGAACTTTTTGAAGAGCAAGAAGACTCTTACAAAGAAAGTGTTTTACCTAGTAGTGTGAAAAAGAGAGTTGTAGTAGAAGCTGCCCATTCATTTGGTTGGCATAAATATACAGGTTTTGATGGAATTTGTATTACTATGGATAGATTTGGTGCATCAGCTCCAGGTGGAGAATGTATGAAAAATTTTGGATTTACAGTCGAAAACGTAGTTAACAAGACAAAGGAAATTCTATAA
- the acpP gene encoding acyl carrier protein yields the protein MSQEILEKVCSIVSEQLSVEAGEVKSDSNFQNDLGADSLDTVELVMALEEAFDIEIPDEAAEGIATVGDAVKFIEEKKG from the coding sequence ATGTCACAAGAAATCCTCGAAAAAGTCTGTTCTATTGTTTCAGAACAATTAAGCGTTGAAGCAGGAGAAGTGAAATCAGATTCAAATTTCCAAAATGATTTAGGTGCAGATTCTCTAGATACCGTTGAACTCGTGATGGCTTTAGAAGAAGCATTTGATATTGAAATTCCCGATGAAGCAGCTGAAGGAATCGCAACTGTCGGCGATGCAGTAAAATTCATCGAAGAAAAAAAAGGTTAA
- a CDS encoding NAD(P)H dehydrogenase subunit NdhS: protein MELSNKPILPGSFVVVKDNNSIYRGYKGFVQRVTKKSAAVLFEGGNWDKLITFQLTNLEIV, encoded by the coding sequence ATGGAATTATCAAATAAACCCATACTCCCTGGTTCTTTTGTTGTTGTAAAAGACAATAACTCCATATACAGAGGATATAAAGGGTTTGTACAAAGAGTTACAAAAAAAAGTGCAGCGGTCCTGTTTGAAGGGGGTAATTGGGATAAACTTATAACTTTTCAACTAACTAATCTAGAAATAGTCTGA
- the psaC gene encoding photosystem I iron-sulfur center protein PsaC — protein MSHAVKIYDTCIGCTQCVRACPLDVLEMVPWDGCKAGQIASSPRTEDCVGCKRCETACPTDFLSIRVYLGDETSRSMGLAY, from the coding sequence ATGTCACACGCAGTTAAAATTTACGACACTTGCATTGGTTGTACTCAATGTGTAAGGGCTTGCCCACTTGATGTTTTAGAGATGGTTCCATGGGATGGCTGTAAGGCTGGCCAAATAGCTTCATCTCCTAGAACAGAAGATTGTGTGGGTTGCAAAAGATGCGAAACGGCATGTCCAACAGATTTCTTAAGTATTCGTGTTTATTTAGGAGATGAGACTTCTAGGAGTATGGGCTTAGCATATTAA
- a CDS encoding amidohydrolase yields the protein MNRDQFNKKIDSFNDELINLRRHIHAHPELSGLENQTAILISGFLKEIGWNVKESIGRTGVIADFGPLDKGVIGLRVDMDALPIFEETKLSFSSKVDGVMHACGHDLHISIGLGVAKIIKDLKLNFGTRIIFQPAEEIASGAGWMIKDGATNGLTHILGVHVYPDLSVGTIGIKEGSLTAAAGELKVEIKGKSGHGARPHEGVDAIWVASKVVSGIQESITRKLDPLDPVVLTFGKINGGNAFNVLAEKVNLIGTVRCTNRKVFKNIGNWLNENITSLANSCGAEAKVIFREITPAVNNNSEINKVLRDSGIKVLGQENVIELQKPSLGAEDFAEFLNEIPGAMFRLGVSNANGCAPLHSSKFDPDERAIAVGIKVITESIVKLNNEKINTIGK from the coding sequence ATGAATAGAGATCAGTTTAATAAAAAAATTGATTCGTTTAATGATGAATTAATTAACTTAAGAAGACATATTCATGCACATCCGGAATTAAGTGGACTTGAAAATCAAACAGCGATCTTGATAAGTGGTTTTTTAAAAGAAATTGGTTGGAATGTTAAAGAGTCTATTGGCAGGACAGGAGTAATTGCTGATTTCGGACCCTTAGATAAAGGCGTTATAGGTTTAAGAGTGGATATGGATGCTTTACCAATATTTGAGGAAACTAAATTAAGTTTTTCTTCAAAAGTAGATGGTGTTATGCATGCCTGTGGTCACGATTTGCATATATCGATTGGATTGGGTGTGGCAAAAATTATTAAGGATTTAAAACTAAATTTTGGGACTCGAATAATTTTTCAGCCTGCTGAAGAAATTGCGAGTGGAGCAGGATGGATGATTAAGGATGGTGCAACTAATGGTTTAACCCATATATTGGGAGTTCATGTATACCCAGATTTATCAGTAGGGACGATTGGCATTAAAGAGGGAAGTTTAACTGCAGCTGCTGGAGAACTTAAGGTAGAGATTAAAGGAAAATCAGGCCATGGTGCTCGACCTCATGAAGGAGTTGATGCTATTTGGGTTGCATCTAAAGTTGTCTCGGGAATTCAAGAATCAATAACACGGAAATTAGACCCTTTAGATCCTGTAGTGCTAACTTTTGGGAAAATAAATGGTGGTAATGCATTCAACGTTCTTGCAGAAAAGGTCAATTTAATTGGAACGGTTAGATGCACTAATCGTAAAGTATTTAAAAATATTGGTAATTGGCTCAATGAAAATATTACTTCATTAGCTAATAGTTGCGGAGCTGAAGCAAAAGTAATATTTAGAGAGATCACTCCCGCAGTTAATAATAATTCTGAAATTAATAAAGTCCTCAGAGATTCAGGAATTAAGGTTTTGGGTCAAGAAAATGTTATCGAATTACAAAAACCATCATTAGGAGCAGAGGATTTCGCTGAATTCTTAAATGAGATTCCAGGAGCAATGTTTAGGTTAGGCGTTTCTAATGCAAATGGATGTGCTCCTCTTCATAGTTCTAAATTTGATCCAGATGAAAGAGCTATTGCTGTTGGAATTAAAGTGATAACAGAATCCATAGTAAAATTAAACAATGAAAAAATTAATACAATTGGTAAATGA
- the rimM gene encoding ribosome maturation factor RimM (Essential for efficient processing of 16S rRNA), with translation MINENEWLTVGLITSCHGINGQLKVKSLSDFEERFLKPGMRWLQKENEPPLKVELISGFKQPGKGTFIVKLQGINTRNRAEQLKKFKILVKTDKLPKLKKEEFHFLELINLEVKTFENDELKTIGKVINLENEKNNLLIIELFKNKKEVFVPFVKEIVPLVDIKNNFLIINPPNGLLEL, from the coding sequence ATGATAAATGAAAATGAATGGTTAACTGTTGGATTAATAACATCATGTCATGGAATTAATGGACAGTTAAAAGTTAAATCTCTAAGTGATTTTGAAGAAAGATTTTTAAAACCGGGAATGAGATGGTTGCAAAAAGAAAATGAACCTCCTTTAAAAGTAGAACTTATATCTGGTTTCAAACAGCCCGGTAAAGGAACCTTTATAGTTAAGCTCCAAGGAATAAATACGAGAAATCGTGCAGAGCAATTGAAAAAATTTAAAATTCTTGTAAAGACTGATAAACTACCCAAATTAAAAAAGGAAGAATTCCACTTCTTGGAACTTATAAATCTGGAGGTCAAGACTTTTGAAAATGATGAATTAAAAACAATTGGAAAAGTTATAAATTTAGAAAATGAAAAAAATAATTTACTCATTATTGAACTATTTAAAAATAAAAAAGAGGTTTTCGTACCATTTGTTAAAGAAATAGTCCCATTGGTAGATATAAAAAATAATTTTCTAATTATTAATCCACCAAATGGACTTTTAGAGCTATAA
- a CDS encoding ribonuclease III family protein: MTNIINAKRINQITSFLKSLNIKSKRFSEIIRTQNISVIQNFNQAFIHSSEDKIINYETLEFFGDAVLRLAASNFIEKKYPKMSVGQRSELRAQIVSDEWLTKLGEKIDIEKLIIKGPKALGDENSKNTIIGEATEALIGAVYKCFDSIQEVNLWLDDIWEEDSEIFLQAPYKFKSKTVLQEWCQSKGFELPVYKIIEVSKKNGDPKRFSCDIFIEGLKESSAFGKSHKQAETNAARVLIEKFITIGKI, from the coding sequence ATGACAAATATAATTAATGCAAAGAGAATTAATCAAATAACTTCTTTTTTGAAGTCTTTAAATATAAAATCAAAAAGATTTTCTGAAATAATTAGAACTCAAAATATTTCAGTTATTCAAAATTTTAATCAAGCATTTATCCATTCTTCAGAGGACAAAATCATAAATTACGAAACACTAGAATTTTTTGGAGATGCAGTACTTAGATTAGCTGCTTCTAATTTTATTGAAAAAAAATATCCTAAAATGAGTGTCGGCCAAAGATCCGAGCTAAGAGCACAAATTGTAAGTGATGAATGGTTAACTAAATTAGGGGAAAAAATTGATATTGAGAAATTAATAATCAAAGGACCTAAAGCTCTTGGTGATGAAAATTCAAAAAATACTATTATTGGTGAAGCTACAGAAGCATTAATAGGTGCTGTTTACAAATGCTTTGATTCAATTCAAGAAGTAAATCTTTGGTTAGATGATATTTGGGAGGAAGATTCAGAAATATTTTTACAAGCTCCATATAAATTCAAATCTAAAACAGTATTGCAAGAATGGTGTCAAAGTAAAGGTTTTGAATTGCCAGTCTATAAGATAATTGAAGTCTCAAAGAAAAATGGAGACCCTAAAAGATTTTCATGCGATATATTTATAGAAGGATTAAAAGAATCATCTGCATTCGGCAAGTCCCATAAACAAGCAGAAACTAATGCAGCTAGAGTTTTGATAGAAAAATTTATAACTATAGGTAAAATCTAA
- a CDS encoding DUF3188 domain-containing protein, protein MKINKRSILSLVAPFMILISGIGLIFRDNSRKIFYLPIGCMGIVIIFERVISRQLDRKNILKKIKSYQKVK, encoded by the coding sequence ATGAAAATTAATAAAAGATCTATTTTATCTTTGGTTGCTCCTTTTATGATTCTCATATCTGGTATCGGATTGATATTTAGGGATAATTCCAGGAAGATTTTTTATTTACCTATTGGCTGTATGGGGATTGTAATTATTTTTGAGAGAGTTATAAGCAGACAATTGGATAGGAAAAATATTTTAAAAAAGATAAAGTCTTATCAAAAAGTTAAATAA
- the thiC gene encoding phosphomethylpyrimidine synthase ThiC, producing the protein MRSSWIKPRLGKDNVTQMNFARNGYITEEMDFVAKKENLPSSLVMEEVARGRLIIPANINHLNLEPMSIGIASRCKVNANIGASPNASDINEEVEKLKLAVKYGADTVMDLSTGGVNLDEVRQAIIHESPVPIGTVPVYQALESVHGSIDRLTEDDFLHIIEKHCQQGVDYQTIHAGLLIEHLPKVKGRITGIVSRGGGILAQWMLHHFKQNPLYTRFDDICEIFKKYDCTFSLGDSLRPGCLHDASDEAQLAELKTLGELTRRAWEHNVQVMVEGPGHVPMDQIEFNVRKQMEECSEAPFYVLGPLVTDISPGYDHISSAIGAAMAGWYGTAMLCYVTPKEHLGLPNAEDVREGLIAYKIAAHAADIARHRAGARDRDDELSHARYNFDWNKQFELSLDPERAKQYHDETLPEEIFKKAEFCSMCGPKHCPMNSKISDESLEELKDKLEECNTSV; encoded by the coding sequence ATGAGAAGTTCTTGGATTAAGCCTCGCCTTGGGAAAGATAATGTAACTCAGATGAATTTTGCGAGAAACGGATATATAACTGAAGAAATGGATTTTGTTGCTAAAAAAGAGAATCTTCCTTCTTCTTTAGTAATGGAAGAAGTGGCAAGGGGAAGATTAATTATTCCAGCTAATATTAATCATTTGAATCTTGAGCCAATGTCTATAGGTATTGCTTCTAGATGCAAAGTTAATGCCAATATTGGTGCTTCCCCTAATGCAAGTGATATTAATGAAGAAGTAGAGAAGCTAAAACTAGCAGTTAAATATGGTGCTGATACGGTTATGGATCTTTCTACAGGAGGAGTAAATTTAGATGAAGTACGTCAAGCAATCATTCACGAGTCTCCTGTGCCAATAGGAACAGTTCCTGTTTATCAAGCTTTAGAAAGTGTACATGGTTCAATAGATAGACTAACTGAAGACGATTTTCTTCATATTATTGAAAAGCATTGTCAGCAGGGAGTAGATTATCAAACTATTCATGCTGGGCTATTAATAGAGCATTTACCGAAAGTTAAAGGAAGAATTACTGGCATTGTCAGTAGGGGGGGAGGTATTTTAGCCCAATGGATGTTACATCACTTTAAGCAAAATCCTTTATACACAAGGTTTGATGACATTTGTGAGATTTTTAAGAAATATGATTGTACTTTTTCTCTAGGAGATTCATTAAGGCCTGGATGCTTGCATGATGCTTCTGATGAAGCTCAGTTAGCTGAATTGAAGACTTTAGGTGAGCTTACTCGAAGAGCATGGGAACATAATGTTCAAGTGATGGTTGAGGGTCCTGGCCATGTACCTATGGATCAAATTGAGTTTAATGTAAGAAAGCAAATGGAAGAATGTTCAGAAGCCCCATTTTATGTGCTTGGACCATTAGTCACAGATATATCTCCTGGTTATGACCATATATCAAGTGCTATTGGGGCGGCCATGGCAGGGTGGTATGGCACTGCTATGTTATGTTATGTAACCCCAAAAGAACATCTAGGTCTACCAAATGCAGAAGATGTAAGAGAAGGCTTAATTGCTTATAAAATTGCTGCTCATGCTGCTGATATAGCGAGACATAGAGCTGGAGCTCGTGATCGAGATGATGAGCTTAGTCATGCAAGGTATAATTTTGATTGGAATAAACAATTCGAACTTTCACTAGATCCGGAAAGGGCAAAGCAGTACCATGATGAGACATTGCCTGAAGAAATCTTTAAAAAGGCCGAGTTTTGTTCAATGTGTGGTCCTAAGCATTGTCCAATGAATTCAAAGATTTCTGATGAATCTCTTGAGGAGTTAAAAGATAAACTTGAAGAATGTAATACTTCAGTGTAA